Proteins encoded within one genomic window of Couchioplanes caeruleus:
- a CDS encoding ABC transporter permease yields the protein MSRAAGPAAWLLITGAELRSLRRSAFAVVMAAVLPFAIGLLIIWAEGDTGKAGRGGSVGLLLVTLLVFTAYVPGTTALAARRQQLVLKRLRTSGAPDLAVIAGVLTPYALLTVLQSLVLFGIVVVADGPPSLRPLPLLAALGAGIAVACVMAVATAAYTSSPELAQLTTTPIALAFVGGGFWALTIPAAEVGAKMLALPGVGVTQLTRIGWHEAEPSGSAGALAALVLLAAVVTPVAVRVFSWDSRR from the coding sequence ATGAGCCGAGCTGCGGGCCCGGCGGCCTGGCTGCTGATCACCGGCGCCGAGCTGAGGTCCCTGCGGCGCAGTGCGTTCGCCGTGGTGATGGCGGCCGTGCTGCCGTTCGCGATCGGACTGCTCATCATCTGGGCGGAGGGCGACACGGGCAAGGCCGGCCGGGGCGGCTCCGTGGGGCTGCTGCTCGTCACTCTGCTGGTGTTCACCGCTTACGTGCCGGGCACGACAGCCCTGGCGGCGCGACGGCAGCAGCTCGTCCTCAAGCGCCTCCGGACGTCGGGAGCGCCCGACCTGGCCGTCATCGCGGGGGTGCTGACCCCGTACGCGTTGCTGACCGTCCTGCAGTCGCTCGTCCTGTTCGGCATCGTGGTCGTCGCGGACGGGCCCCCGTCGCTCCGGCCGCTGCCACTGCTCGCCGCGCTCGGCGCCGGAATCGCGGTCGCTTGCGTCATGGCGGTGGCGACGGCGGCGTACACCTCCTCGCCGGAGCTCGCGCAGCTGACGACGACACCGATCGCGCTGGCGTTCGTCGGTGGCGGCTTCTGGGCGCTGACCATCCCGGCGGCCGAGGTGGGAGCAAAGATGCTGGCACTGCCCGGCGTCGGCGTCACCCAGCTCACCCGGATCGGTTGGCACGAGGCGGAGCCGAGCGGCTCGGCGGGGGCCCTCGCGGCGCTGGTCCTGCTCGCCGCCGTCGTGACCCCGGTGGCCGTACGCGTCTTCAGCTGGGACTCCCGGCGCTGA
- a CDS encoding transposase codes for MIVAAVKADRAEAIDVLAELREQLYQCMTRRADASFALTEALSCTDGPVKTLVGLSLAPEHRRGHGAMYDALHHGRIDVESLTRQLVAGPRGCRAMRRLPAIAARNR; via the coding sequence ATGATCGTCGCGGCGGTCAAGGCTGACCGAGCAGAAGCGATCGATGTGTTGGCGGAGCTTCGTGAGCAGCTCTACCAATGCATGACCCGGCGGGCAGACGCCTCGTTCGCGCTGACCGAGGCGCTGTCGTGCACCGACGGGCCGGTCAAGACGCTGGTCGGGTTGTCGCTTGCCCCGGAGCACCGCCGCGGCCACGGTGCCATGTATGACGCGCTCCACCACGGCCGCATCGATGTCGAGTCGCTGACCCGGCAGTTGGTGGCCGGCCCGCGTGGCTGCAGAGCGATGAGACGCCTACCTGCGATAGCTGCGCGCAACCGATGA